A genomic window from Euryarchaeota archaeon includes:
- a CDS encoding site-2 protease family protein, with product MEFEALSQISRKIEKINDIYEVDPNDQVAAVFSSADPTQMLDMFGALKEEVAKDNRFPLLLKRKDDYVLFIMQKPTEKPDPAWRAWLLFGLTLAATVIAGATFVQSYESAIDPSVAADKWSVGFLLKGLFQFAIPLLAVVAIHELAHQWAAKRNGVHASWPFFIPLPPPFSLLGTLGAVANFKDPMPTRNALMRIGAAGPVVGFIASLFLLALGLTLSTTVGGAAASVSAGEKIINITIGEPLIVTGMSKLLGIPDAARLHPLALAGWAGMFITAINLLPGGALDGGMVARAFLGPKAKFLGYGAIVVLAGLGIFWTPWVFVAGLLLVSGVVHPQPLNDVTPLDRNGRLWGLAAAVILVLTFTVVPIGL from the coding sequence TTGGAATTTGAAGCGCTCTCCCAGATATCGCGGAAAATCGAGAAGATCAACGACATCTACGAAGTGGACCCGAACGACCAGGTCGCCGCCGTGTTCTCCTCGGCCGACCCGACGCAGATGCTCGACATGTTCGGAGCGCTCAAGGAAGAGGTCGCGAAGGACAACCGGTTCCCGCTGCTTCTCAAGCGGAAAGACGATTACGTGCTATTCATCATGCAAAAACCGACGGAGAAACCAGACCCGGCGTGGCGGGCTTGGCTCCTCTTCGGCTTGACCCTTGCCGCGACCGTCATCGCAGGCGCGACTTTCGTCCAATCGTACGAAAGCGCCATCGATCCGAGCGTGGCGGCCGACAAGTGGAGTGTTGGGTTTCTCCTCAAGGGCCTCTTCCAGTTCGCGATACCGCTTCTTGCGGTCGTCGCCATCCACGAGCTTGCCCACCAATGGGCCGCGAAACGAAACGGTGTGCATGCGTCCTGGCCGTTCTTCATCCCCCTTCCGCCCCCGTTCTCGCTTCTCGGGACCCTTGGCGCGGTCGCGAACTTCAAGGACCCGATGCCTACCCGTAACGCCCTCATGCGCATCGGCGCCGCGGGGCCGGTGGTCGGTTTCATCGCTTCGCTTTTCCTTTTGGCACTCGGGCTCACCCTCTCGACGACCGTCGGAGGGGCGGCCGCGAGCGTTTCGGCCGGTGAAAAGATAATCAACATCACGATTGGCGAGCCCCTCATCGTGACCGGTATGTCGAAACTCCTCGGTATCCCCGACGCGGCGCGGCTTCACCCGTTGGCGCTTGCGGGGTGGGCCGGGATGTTCATCACGGCCATCAACCTCCTTCCCGGAGGAGCCCTCGACGGCGGGATGGTGGCACGGGCGTTCCTTGGGCCCAAGGCGAAATTCCTCGGGTACGGCGCGATAGTGGTCCTCGCTGGACTCGGCATCTTCTGGACTCCGTGGGTGTTCGTCGCGGGACTCCTCCTCGTGAGCGGTGTCGTGCACCCGCAGCCCTTGAACGACGTGACACCGCTTGACCGGAACGGGAGACTCTGGGGACTTGCGGCCGCGGTGATACTGGTGTTGACGTTTACCGTCGTCCCGATCGGACTTTAG
- a CDS encoding purine-binding chemotaxis protein CheW, whose protein sequence is MGGDAPRKTDSETGAGTGGEEVALVVFRLGAEEFGAPVLQVREILKLESVTRVPRADPEVEGVMNLRGQILTVIDLRRRLGFDARPPGMQPRVIVVQNPGSQPVGLVVDEVTEVLRVGADSLESTPPLVLTEQSQRYLRGVAKIGDRLIILCDISALVTPSVQQKSGAGVPP, encoded by the coding sequence TTGGGCGGCGACGCGCCGAGGAAGACGGACTCGGAGACGGGGGCGGGTACCGGCGGCGAGGAGGTCGCGCTCGTCGTTTTCAGGCTCGGCGCCGAGGAGTTCGGCGCTCCAGTGCTCCAAGTGCGGGAGATCCTGAAACTCGAATCGGTGACTCGCGTCCCACGCGCCGACCCGGAGGTGGAGGGTGTCATGAACCTCCGGGGCCAGATACTCACGGTAATCGACTTGAGGCGTAGACTCGGGTTCGACGCTCGCCCACCGGGAATGCAACCGCGCGTGATCGTCGTACAGAACCCCGGCTCCCAACCCGTGGGCCTCGTCGTCGACGAGGTCACCGAGGTCCTTCGCGTCGGGGCGGACAGTCTCGAATCGACTCCTCCGCTTGTCCTCACCGAACAGTCGCAGCGCTACCTTCGGGGGGTAGCCAAGATCGGCGACCGCCTCATCATACTCTGCGACATCTCGGCACTCGTGACACCTTCCGTACAGCAAAAGAGCGGAGCCGGTGTCCCGCCGTGA
- a CDS encoding protein-glutamate O-methyltransferase CheR gives MVTLRRKPAAPASTRRDIDPEVMEEAVAFITTRLGIDGTSFNPVYLRRRIRTRMLALGLSDVREYLDAARIDRAEQDQLKDAITVNLTEFFRDPSTWRAIERRLLPELLPADGRRFPLRCWSAGCSSGEEAYSLGISLLERMRAQGRSDRVSILATDVDVDSLARARAGRYAPDRTKNLLRPLRDRYLERVEAERTVSAPSPTGDPDADSGDGYQAIPALRDLVTFRSLDLAAGKPPGLFDLVLCRNVVIYFTPDMHDKLIASVHASLKSGGYLVMGRTELLRRHHRGLFEVVDARERIYRKLR, from the coding sequence ATGGTCACCTTGAGGCGCAAACCGGCCGCACCCGCATCCACTCGAAGGGACATAGACCCCGAGGTCATGGAGGAGGCGGTGGCGTTCATCACGACCCGTTTGGGCATCGACGGCACCTCCTTCAATCCAGTCTACCTCAGGCGGCGCATCAGGACCCGCATGCTCGCCCTTGGGCTATCCGATGTTCGCGAGTACCTGGACGCGGCGCGCATCGACCGGGCGGAGCAAGACCAGTTGAAGGACGCGATAACCGTCAACCTTACGGAGTTCTTCCGCGATCCCTCCACGTGGAGGGCCATTGAACGCCGGCTTCTTCCCGAACTTCTTCCCGCCGACGGGAGACGCTTTCCGCTTCGGTGCTGGAGCGCTGGATGCTCAAGCGGCGAGGAGGCTTATTCCCTCGGCATCTCGCTTCTTGAAAGGATGCGCGCCCAGGGCAGAAGCGACCGCGTCTCGATTCTTGCAACAGATGTCGACGTCGACTCTCTAGCGAGAGCACGCGCGGGGCGCTATGCGCCCGATCGGACGAAGAACCTTCTGCGGCCCCTTCGGGACCGGTATTTGGAACGCGTCGAAGCGGAGCGGACCGTCTCGGCGCCGAGCCCGACCGGTGATCCTGACGCGGATTCCGGCGACGGCTACCAAGCTATACCGGCCCTACGCGACCTCGTCACGTTCAGAAGCCTTGACCTTGCCGCGGGAAAACCGCCGGGGCTCTTCGACCTGGTCCTTTGCCGTAACGTCGTCATCTACTTCACGCCCGACATGCACGACAAGCTCATCGCAAGCGTCCATGCGTCGTTGAAAAGCGGCGGCTATCTCGTGATGGGGCGCACGGAACTGCTGCGCCGCCACCATCGCGGTCTTTTCGAGGTCGTAGACGCGAGGGAAAGGATCTACCGCAAACTCAGGTGA
- a CDS encoding methyl-accepting chemotaxis protein, with amino-acid sequence MVDIIRRPARSAVFGNTTATPAAEGRPRVTPPVPGASGAENPLANVFAEQAPRPILAVDSSKNVSYANPWFRTQFNSGQDCVGRAIQDWLRDAPAFLDSLPATGSDRTRTDIRGQPVEIFAFRVKDAGNAAWMLVLGEPHSTMTTEVRARTARIAPAAQTLATMGETLSATTEEISAAIQQVAKGAQDQAQRVEETVRAVKTLADEIHSISEAVKRAQDASAAATTDAKAGQEAARQAIEKMATVRQSVEESMNVVRKLGDRSTQIQNIVGSITNIAQQTNLLALNAAIEAARAGEHGRGFAVVAEEVRKLADSSRKAADQIVSLTGQISADIDQVVDTMGARTKDVADSSVIVSTSLKSLGEIAEAIEATNHIIEEISRATETQRIGAETIVKSVDEVAVIAEETSSSTEETSASIEEFTSSMEELAVIAQELAQTSKELQRLLDTGSPFEQRS; translated from the coding sequence ATGGTTGATATCATACGCAGGCCCGCCCGCTCCGCGGTCTTTGGAAACACGACCGCCACTCCCGCCGCAGAGGGAAGACCGCGTGTGACGCCTCCGGTCCCCGGCGCGTCAGGGGCCGAGAACCCTCTCGCGAACGTATTCGCGGAACAGGCGCCTCGACCTATCCTTGCAGTGGATTCGTCGAAGAACGTTTCATACGCGAACCCTTGGTTCCGGACCCAATTCAACAGCGGCCAGGATTGCGTCGGACGCGCGATCCAAGATTGGCTGCGCGATGCGCCCGCATTCCTCGATTCCCTCCCGGCGACGGGCTCCGACAGGACGCGCACGGACATCCGCGGACAACCGGTGGAGATCTTCGCGTTCCGCGTCAAGGACGCCGGAAACGCCGCTTGGATGTTGGTGCTCGGCGAGCCGCATAGCACGATGACGACGGAAGTACGGGCACGCACCGCCCGCATCGCCCCCGCGGCGCAGACCCTTGCCACGATGGGTGAGACCCTGTCGGCAACCACCGAGGAGATCTCGGCCGCGATCCAACAAGTGGCCAAAGGGGCCCAAGACCAGGCCCAGCGGGTCGAGGAGACGGTGCGGGCAGTGAAGACGCTCGCCGACGAGATCCACAGCATCAGCGAAGCCGTGAAGAGGGCCCAGGATGCCTCGGCGGCGGCGACCACCGATGCGAAGGCCGGCCAAGAGGCGGCACGCCAGGCCATCGAGAAGATGGCGACGGTGCGTCAAAGTGTGGAAGAGTCGATGAACGTCGTGCGCAAACTCGGCGACCGCTCGACACAGATCCAGAACATCGTAGGTTCGATCACCAATATCGCGCAACAGACGAACCTCCTGGCTTTGAACGCCGCGATCGAGGCGGCCCGCGCGGGCGAGCACGGACGCGGTTTCGCGGTCGTAGCAGAGGAGGTCCGCAAGCTCGCTGATTCGTCCCGAAAGGCCGCCGATCAGATAGTCTCGCTCACGGGCCAGATAAGCGCCGACATCGACCAGGTCGTCGACACCATGGGGGCCCGGACGAAGGACGTCGCCGATTCATCTGTCATCGTCAGCACATCGTTGAAGTCGCTCGGCGAGATAGCCGAGGCGATCGAGGCGACGAACCACATAATCGAGGAGATAAGCCGGGCGACGGAGACGCAGCGCATCGGCGCGGAGACGATCGTGAAGAGTGTGGACGAGGTCGCGGTCATCGCAGAGGAGACCTCAAGCTCCACAGAGGAGACGTCGGCCTCGATCGAGGAGTTCACGTCGAGCATGGAAGAGCTCGCCGTCATCGCACAGGAGCTCGCCCAGACGTCGAAGGAACTCCAACGCCTGCTCGACACTGGCTCTCCCTTCGAACAGAGGAGTTAG
- a CDS encoding AAA family ATPase, producing the protein MGSVVTFAHHKGGTGKTTTCINVAGFAHQKEAKVLVVDVDPQANATSGLGVDVSTIKGSMYDVLTGGLAITDVILETESGIHLAPSTLDLVGAEPWLYAQKDARVERLARALEPVKPRYDLVLIDTPPGAGVLMMNGIAAADRIVVTLDPGIFALEDVKTIETLLADVSENVGSKRVADIAVVTRAMRPRFFERLFGADDNVNELASDLRRSFRSIHVVPFDRVVFESQRLGVPISDLDPDSPAGSAYRDLAREVMNHG; encoded by the coding sequence ATGGGCTCCGTCGTCACGTTCGCTCACCATAAAGGTGGTACGGGGAAGACGACGACATGCATAAACGTCGCAGGATTCGCCCACCAGAAGGAGGCCAAGGTGCTGGTCGTCGACGTCGACCCGCAGGCCAACGCCACGTCCGGACTTGGTGTCGACGTTTCGACGATCAAGGGCTCGATGTACGACGTCCTCACGGGGGGGCTTGCGATAACGGACGTCATACTCGAAACGGAATCCGGGATCCACCTCGCGCCGTCTACTCTTGATCTCGTGGGGGCGGAACCCTGGCTGTACGCCCAGAAGGACGCCCGTGTCGAACGGCTCGCAAGGGCCCTCGAACCCGTGAAGCCACGCTACGACCTCGTCCTCATCGACACGCCCCCGGGTGCCGGGGTCCTCATGATGAACGGCATCGCCGCGGCCGATAGGATCGTCGTGACACTTGACCCCGGTATCTTCGCCCTCGAAGACGTGAAGACCATAGAGACGCTTCTCGCGGATGTCTCCGAGAACGTCGGATCGAAGCGCGTCGCCGACATCGCGGTGGTCACGCGGGCGATGCGGCCGAGGTTCTTCGAACGGCTCTTCGGCGCGGACGACAACGTGAATGAACTAGCGTCGGACCTGCGGAGGTCCTTCCGTTCGATCCACGTCGTGCCCTTCGACCGTGTCGTTTTCGAGTCGCAGCGCCTCGGCGTCCCTATCTCCGACCTTGATCCCGATTCGCCGGCCGGTAGCGCTTACCGCGACCTCGCGAGGGAAGTGATGAACCATGGTTGA
- a CDS encoding response regulator: MGRRYLVVDDSLTIRLVMQQILARLGAMPDDISLAEDGIQAVELFKKVDPDVVFMDIEMPRMTGNEAATEILKVKATARVVVMTGVDSKDQRVRNLLAQGAYDLIEKPIRFDRIQQLIHLMDVEDGRMKRIGGG; this comes from the coding sequence TTGGGGCGCAGATACCTCGTTGTGGACGATTCGCTGACGATCCGACTCGTCATGCAACAGATCCTAGCCCGGCTCGGCGCGATGCCGGACGACATCTCGCTCGCCGAGGACGGCATCCAAGCGGTCGAGCTTTTCAAGAAAGTGGATCCCGATGTTGTCTTCATGGACATCGAGATGCCCAGGATGACGGGAAACGAAGCGGCGACCGAAATCCTGAAAGTCAAGGCGACGGCTCGCGTGGTGGTCATGACGGGCGTCGATTCGAAGGATCAACGGGTCCGCAACCTCCTCGCGCAAGGAGCCTACGACCTCATCGAGAAGCCCATCCGGTTCGATCGGATCCAGCAACTCATTCACCTGATGGACGTGGAAGACGGCCGCATGAAACGGATCGGTGGCGGATGA
- a CDS encoding response regulator, translating to MARVMIVDDSMFMRQVLRNILTKAGHEVVGEAESGEKCLAEAPKVKPELVTLDLVMPGMGGMECLKGLRKSHPNTRVVIVSAIGQQSEIAQAVALGASDYLVKPFDEAAVTKTITTVLK from the coding sequence ATGGCCCGCGTCATGATAGTGGACGATTCGATGTTCATGCGGCAAGTGCTTCGCAACATCCTCACCAAAGCCGGCCACGAGGTGGTGGGCGAGGCGGAAAGCGGCGAGAAATGCCTCGCGGAGGCGCCAAAAGTCAAGCCGGAGCTCGTCACCCTCGACCTCGTCATGCCCGGCATGGGCGGCATGGAGTGCCTCAAGGGGCTTCGCAAGTCCCATCCGAACACGCGAGTCGTCATCGTGAGTGCGATAGGCCAGCAGTCCGAGATCGCCCAAGCGGTGGCGCTCGGCGCCTCTGACTACCTCGTGAAGCCCTTCGACGAGGCGGCAGTGACGAAGACCATCACCACGGTCCTGAAGTGA
- a CDS encoding ABC transporter permease encodes MGGLVRDALLVAKKELVHLSRDKRSQVLTLVLPIVAMAAFSLSFGGQNFQPTADSVPYPMAVKDMDASAESVQFIDILSRTQLFTLHILPADRNASVYMKENGIYGTLLIPDGFGEAFRNGKPQIGFLYDNSKPYVGALTLSRVKLVLEAIALQQGRGVDFRYQELIATGGALDIFTPGIVVLLIAFTSLNDMATSLTRERSDGTLGRVFISPVSKTSFLLGKILACLLLVFFRAVAILALAIFALGVRFHGDILTFLVLALLVGLVTLGIGILLAARAKSDREVMVATLMVVIVLMFMMGAITPVDLMGAPGQFIAGILPHTHATSALRQVMLLGYGLGQELTAVGILVGSTLVLMIGGAWLFKRTVD; translated from the coding sequence ATGGGTGGCCTGGTGCGCGACGCGCTTCTCGTCGCAAAGAAAGAATTAGTGCACCTGAGTCGCGACAAGCGAAGCCAGGTCCTGACGCTCGTCCTGCCCATCGTCGCGATGGCGGCCTTCTCGTTGAGTTTCGGCGGCCAGAACTTCCAGCCGACCGCGGACTCGGTGCCTTACCCGATGGCGGTGAAGGACATGGACGCTTCCGCCGAGAGCGTCCAGTTCATCGACATACTGTCTCGCACCCAGCTTTTCACCCTGCACATCCTGCCGGCGGACCGGAACGCGTCGGTTTACATGAAGGAGAACGGGATCTACGGGACGCTACTCATCCCCGACGGTTTCGGGGAGGCTTTCAGGAACGGCAAACCGCAGATCGGGTTCCTCTACGACAACTCGAAGCCCTACGTGGGGGCCCTCACCCTCTCTCGCGTGAAACTCGTCTTGGAGGCCATCGCCCTCCAACAAGGGCGCGGGGTGGACTTCCGTTACCAGGAACTCATCGCGACCGGGGGCGCTCTCGACATATTCACGCCGGGCATCGTAGTACTCCTCATCGCCTTCACGAGCCTCAACGACATGGCGACGTCTCTCACCAGGGAGCGTAGCGACGGGACGCTGGGCCGCGTATTCATCTCGCCGGTGAGCAAGACCTCGTTCCTTCTTGGAAAGATCCTCGCCTGCCTCCTTCTCGTTTTCTTCCGCGCCGTCGCGATCCTCGCACTCGCGATATTCGCCCTTGGCGTGCGCTTCCACGGCGACATCCTCACGTTCCTTGTCCTAGCGCTCCTCGTAGGACTTGTGACCCTTGGGATCGGGATACTCCTCGCGGCGAGGGCAAAAAGCGACCGGGAGGTGATGGTGGCGACCCTCATGGTCGTCATCGTGCTCATGTTCATGATGGGTGCGATCACGCCCGTCGACCTCATGGGCGCTCCAGGACAATTCATCGCCGGCATCCTCCCGCACACGCATGCGACATCGGCGTTGCGGCAGGTGATGCTTTTGGGGTATGGCCTGGGGCAGGAACTGACGGCGGTCGGTATATTGGTCGGCTCCACGCTGGTCCTCATGATCGGCGGGGCGTGGCTTTTCAAACGGACCGTGGATTGA
- a CDS encoding ABC transporter ATP-binding protein produces the protein MEIRGLEKRFGDFVALQPLNLSIDEGEIFGFLGSNGAGKTTTIRMLTTLLEPSRGTALIHGKDIVKDQNAVRKLIGVVSDKINLYPDLSSEQNLRFFASLYGLGEKKVDERVKDVLNRVDLWDRRKDKIGGYSFGMRKRAEIACALVHEPKVLFMDEATTGIDPQNSIRIRNLALELAKEGMSIIWTTHMMEEPERLCKRVAIMSRGEVMAIGNPYELARLIEKEKTIEIRADQNVNPEQVQLLFGILRRQGIPATSENFENGVLKVVVDKDFDVTKVLTITQNFGYIHSINTLEPSLEDVFIHYTSGKGVVAA, from the coding sequence GTGGAGATAAGGGGACTCGAAAAACGATTCGGCGACTTCGTCGCGTTGCAGCCCCTCAACCTTTCCATCGACGAAGGCGAGATCTTTGGGTTCCTCGGCTCGAACGGGGCGGGGAAGACGACAACGATCAGGATGCTCACGACCCTCCTCGAACCGTCGCGTGGGACGGCGCTCATCCATGGCAAAGACATCGTGAAGGACCAGAACGCTGTCCGAAAACTCATCGGCGTAGTCTCGGACAAGATCAACCTCTACCCCGACCTCTCCTCGGAACAGAACCTGCGCTTTTTTGCAAGCCTCTACGGTCTCGGCGAGAAAAAGGTCGACGAGCGCGTGAAGGACGTCTTGAACCGCGTCGACCTCTGGGATCGCCGCAAGGACAAGATCGGCGGTTATAGTTTCGGCATGCGTAAGCGCGCGGAGATAGCCTGTGCGCTGGTGCACGAACCCAAGGTGCTCTTCATGGACGAGGCGACGACGGGCATCGACCCCCAGAACAGCATCCGCATCCGCAACCTCGCTTTGGAGCTTGCCAAAGAAGGCATGAGCATCATCTGGACGACGCACATGATGGAGGAACCGGAGCGGCTTTGCAAACGCGTGGCCATCATGAGCCGCGGCGAGGTGATGGCCATCGGCAACCCCTACGAGCTGGCCCGGTTGATCGAGAAGGAGAAGACCATCGAGATCCGGGCGGACCAGAACGTGAACCCGGAGCAGGTCCAACTGCTCTTTGGGATACTTCGCAGGCAGGGGATCCCGGCCACTTCCGAGAATTTCGAGAACGGTGTCTTGAAAGTCGTCGTGGACAAGGACTTCGACGTGACGAAGGTACTTACGATCACCCAGAATTTCGGGTACATTCACAGCATCAACACGTTGGAACCAAGCCTTGAGGACGTGTTCATCCATTACACTAGCGGGAAAGGAGTGGTGGCTGCATGA
- a CDS encoding chemotaxis protein CheA encodes MMEEYRDIFVEEAREHLATIEKRLLDLEADPSNRDALNEIFRMAHTLKGMSATVGLNKLAEVAHRAESLLDQLRKGERGVDRPIMDLLLAARDRIAVGVEAIAASGTEPAYEDMIQRLEAAAAQPSAPPVGAAFTIKVMLDPATPLKAARGIIVVKTLERMGRVISSEPSLQAMVDGTGPESVTVAFEGSVPKDEIHTRLEALLDVRTVTIGGGAGSSTATGRQEGAGVQDAGPVTAPSPASPTGVSSSARATPPSEAAPSVPGETASTTSADASTSSGAKTQAAASQPPALSAKSTSGASTSPPATPKTTSIRVSTQQLETIVDTVGELVISKARLLEMSRQLEQPALLEALGRIDRLTSDLYDNVLKTRTLPLGTVYDRFPRMVRDLSAAQAKEVELAVKGRDIELDRAVMEELSEPLLHLLRNAIDHGVEPALEREKNGKPRKATVTIDTHREHNRVVIEVSDDGRGIDPERIKRKAIEKNIVSQREAEGLSLNDTYLLLCRPGFSTAEKVTSTSGRGVGMDVVKNWVESVGGSLRIGSELGKGSRFTLRLPLTLAILQGLIARVGSERYVLSIDAVEATVDLVETGVRTIHGKEVFYHGEDVVPLLRLSRLLAVQDAGEERYAIIVEKHGRKAGLAVDEVMGQQEVVVKNFDRSVIKSRELGGATVLGDGTVALILDVAGIMES; translated from the coding sequence GTGATGGAGGAGTACCGCGACATCTTCGTCGAGGAGGCGAGGGAGCACCTTGCGACGATCGAAAAGCGGCTTCTCGACCTTGAGGCGGACCCTTCGAACCGCGACGCGTTGAACGAGATCTTCCGCATGGCGCACACGTTGAAGGGGATGTCGGCGACCGTGGGCCTAAACAAGCTCGCCGAGGTCGCCCACCGCGCCGAGTCACTGCTTGACCAATTGCGTAAGGGCGAGCGCGGAGTGGATCGCCCCATAATGGATCTTCTTCTCGCGGCCCGCGACAGGATCGCCGTGGGTGTGGAGGCGATCGCGGCGAGCGGGACCGAGCCCGCGTACGAGGACATGATCCAAAGACTCGAGGCGGCCGCCGCGCAACCCTCCGCGCCCCCGGTGGGGGCGGCGTTCACGATCAAGGTCATGCTCGATCCCGCGACCCCGCTAAAGGCCGCGCGCGGGATAATCGTCGTGAAGACACTCGAACGCATGGGCCGTGTCATCTCATCGGAACCTTCCTTGCAGGCCATGGTCGATGGCACGGGACCGGAATCCGTCACGGTCGCTTTCGAAGGGTCCGTTCCAAAAGACGAGATCCACACACGTTTGGAGGCGCTTCTTGACGTGAGAACAGTGACGATCGGCGGCGGAGCGGGATCAAGCACTGCTACGGGGCGTCAGGAAGGCGCGGGAGTCCAGGACGCCGGGCCGGTGACCGCGCCTTCGCCAGCGTCGCCGACCGGCGTCTCATCCTCGGCACGCGCCACGCCGCCCTCCGAGGCAGCGCCAAGCGTGCCCGGCGAAACCGCTTCGACGACCTCGGCCGACGCATCCACTTCGAGTGGTGCGAAGACACAGGCCGCCGCTTCGCAACCACCGGCCCTGTCGGCGAAGTCGACCTCTGGTGCGTCAACTTCGCCGCCCGCTACGCCGAAGACGACAAGCATCCGCGTCTCGACGCAACAACTCGAGACGATCGTCGACACGGTGGGCGAACTCGTCATCTCGAAAGCGCGCCTCCTGGAGATGAGCCGCCAATTGGAGCAACCGGCTCTTCTTGAGGCGCTCGGGCGCATCGACCGCTTGACGTCAGACCTCTACGACAACGTGTTGAAGACCCGGACACTTCCCCTCGGCACGGTCTACGACAGGTTCCCGCGCATGGTCCGCGATCTCTCCGCCGCGCAGGCGAAGGAAGTGGAACTGGCAGTGAAAGGCAGGGACATCGAACTCGACCGGGCCGTGATGGAAGAACTCTCCGAACCGTTGCTTCATCTCTTGCGAAACGCCATCGACCATGGCGTCGAACCGGCGCTCGAACGGGAGAAGAACGGGAAGCCAAGGAAAGCGACGGTGACGATAGACACGCACCGCGAGCACAACCGCGTCGTGATCGAGGTGTCGGACGATGGGCGGGGGATCGATCCGGAAAGAATCAAACGGAAGGCTATCGAGAAGAACATCGTAAGCCAACGGGAGGCCGAAGGCTTGAGCCTCAACGACACGTACCTTCTTCTTTGCCGGCCCGGCTTCTCGACCGCCGAGAAGGTCACGTCGACGAGCGGGCGGGGCGTCGGGATGGACGTCGTCAAGAACTGGGTCGAATCAGTCGGAGGGTCCCTTCGCATCGGTTCGGAACTCGGCAAAGGCAGCCGCTTCACACTGCGTCTGCCGCTCACCCTAGCGATCCTCCAGGGCCTCATCGCACGCGTCGGGAGCGAGCGTTACGTCCTCTCGATAGATGCGGTGGAAGCGACCGTCGACCTCGTCGAGACGGGTGTGCGGACGATCCACGGAAAGGAGGTCTTCTACCACGGCGAGGACGTCGTGCCCTTGCTGCGCCTGTCGCGCCTATTGGCGGTACAGGACGCCGGGGAGGAACGCTACGCCATCATCGTGGAAAAGCATGGTCGAAAGGCGGGCCTTGCGGTCGATGAGGTGATGGGACAACAGGAGGTCGTGGTCAAGAATTTTGACCGCAGCGTCATCAAGTCGCGCGAGCTCGGGGGGGCGACCGTCCTTGGGGACGGTACCGTGGCTTTGATCTTGGATGTTGCCGGGATAATGGAATCATAG
- a CDS encoding winged helix-turn-helix transcriptional regulator encodes MQARTSGRQGRRLLGIETSIDVINHHWAPEVVLEDALGARSKVRIVRELARRGNDEVTTDDLAKATGQSTGTLVPALQQLALAGVISTRLVGKSRVFRLAADYPLGVVLKRIFEEESVAIHRQAEEILRKAGRDGIRYAFWVFDPSESEDRRRALWLVAIADDASKVETALVNAAGQLSPFSVRVIGVEATRKAVLANDEEHMRLIERGRIVFADKTWLDTK; translated from the coding sequence ATGCAGGCCCGCACAAGCGGGCGTCAAGGCCGCCGCCTCCTTGGCATCGAAACGTCGATAGACGTTATTAACCACCACTGGGCTCCGGAGGTCGTGCTAGAGGACGCGTTGGGGGCGCGGTCCAAGGTCCGCATCGTGCGCGAACTCGCTCGCCGGGGTAACGACGAGGTCACCACGGACGACCTGGCCAAGGCGACGGGCCAGTCCACGGGCACTCTTGTCCCGGCTCTCCAACAATTGGCGCTTGCGGGAGTGATATCGACGCGCCTCGTCGGGAAGAGCCGCGTTTTCAGGCTTGCCGCGGATTATCCATTGGGTGTCGTCTTGAAACGCATCTTCGAGGAAGAATCGGTGGCGATCCACCGGCAGGCGGAGGAGATACTCAGGAAAGCCGGCCGCGACGGCATCCGTTATGCCTTCTGGGTCTTCGACCCCTCGGAGTCGGAGGATCGCCGCAGGGCATTGTGGCTCGTCGCCATCGCGGATGATGCGTCGAAGGTCGAAACCGCGCTCGTCAATGCTGCTGGACAGCTTTCACCGTTCTCGGTGCGTGTGATCGGCGTGGAGGCGACTCGGAAAGCCGTGCTCGCAAACGACGAGGAGCACATGCGGCTCATCGAAAGGGGACGGATCGTGTTCGCGGACAAGACTTGGCTGGATACGAAGTAG